Proteins encoded within one genomic window of Granulicella pectinivorans:
- a CDS encoding sulfatase-like hydrolase/transferase gives MTKTVESVAARRSFLKGAVASAVAAATAAGAEGQKAKTVVRPNIILYLADQFRWDFLGANEKNHSTRTPHLDAMAARGKNFTHAVTNQPVCSPARSVVFTSRYATETGVWHNGFPIHKELSTLPGELHAAGYSTNLIGKWHLAPEKKEDGGSIGFVPKEYRSGFMDLWEGANALENTSHPYEGTIWDGDGKEITYKDEYRVDFLTDRAEKFLRQKHEKPFFLFLSQLEPHQQNDMHQPIGPKGSVQRFANATVPDDLRALPGTWQAQLPDYYGCVEAIDTSVGRVRKILEEEGLAENTIFVFFSDHGCHFMTRNTEYKRSTHNSSIRVPLVIDGPGFRGRQQIPELIGLIDVAPTLLEAAGVPVPSTWKGKSAVPLLNDPAAREHWPNRQLIQISESMTARAIRTPDWTYCVADISGKKDTPAAKTYTEYQMYDQRADPHELVNLAGRAEYKAKAEELRAELKKMVVAAGEAEPEILGAKLYP, from the coding sequence ATGACGAAGACGGTGGAGAGCGTGGCTGCGCGGCGGTCGTTTTTGAAGGGTGCGGTGGCGAGTGCGGTGGCGGCGGCTACTGCGGCCGGCGCTGAGGGGCAGAAGGCGAAGACGGTGGTGAGGCCGAACATCATTCTTTATCTGGCGGACCAGTTCCGGTGGGATTTTCTGGGGGCGAATGAGAAGAACCATTCGACGCGGACGCCGCACCTGGATGCGATGGCCGCCCGTGGGAAGAACTTTACGCATGCGGTGACGAACCAACCGGTGTGCTCGCCGGCGCGGTCGGTGGTGTTTACGAGCCGGTATGCGACGGAGACGGGGGTGTGGCATAACGGGTTCCCGATCCACAAGGAGCTTTCCACGCTGCCGGGCGAGTTGCATGCGGCGGGCTACTCGACCAACCTGATCGGCAAGTGGCATCTGGCGCCGGAGAAGAAGGAGGATGGCGGGAGCATCGGGTTTGTGCCGAAGGAGTACCGGAGTGGGTTCATGGATCTGTGGGAGGGGGCGAATGCGCTGGAGAATACGTCGCACCCCTACGAGGGGACGATCTGGGATGGGGATGGCAAGGAGATTACGTACAAGGACGAGTACCGGGTGGACTTCCTGACGGATCGGGCGGAGAAGTTCTTGCGGCAGAAGCATGAGAAGCCGTTCTTTCTGTTTCTCTCGCAGTTGGAGCCGCACCAGCAGAACGACATGCACCAGCCGATCGGGCCGAAGGGTTCGGTACAGCGGTTTGCCAATGCGACGGTGCCGGATGACCTGCGGGCTCTACCGGGGACGTGGCAGGCGCAGTTGCCGGACTACTACGGATGTGTCGAGGCGATCGATACTTCGGTGGGCCGGGTGAGGAAGATTCTGGAGGAGGAGGGGCTTGCGGAGAATACGATCTTCGTCTTCTTCAGCGACCATGGATGCCACTTCATGACGCGGAACACGGAGTACAAGCGGAGCACGCATAACAGCTCGATCCGGGTGCCGCTGGTGATCGATGGGCCGGGGTTCCGGGGGCGGCAGCAGATTCCGGAGTTGATTGGTTTGATCGATGTGGCGCCTACGCTGCTGGAGGCGGCTGGGGTGCCGGTGCCTTCGACGTGGAAGGGCAAGAGTGCGGTGCCTTTGCTGAACGATCCGGCGGCCCGGGAGCACTGGCCGAACAGGCAGTTGATCCAGATCAGCGAGTCGATGACGGCGCGGGCGATTCGGACGCCGGACTGGACGTATTGCGTGGCGGATATTTCGGGGAAGAAGGACACGCCGGCGGCGAAGACGTATACGGAGTACCAGATGTACGATCAGCGGGCGGATCCGCATGAGCTGGTGAATCTGGCGGGGCGCGCGGAGTATAAGGCGAAGGCGGAGGAGCTGCGGGCGGAGCTGAAGAAGATGGTGGTGGCGGCGGGAGAGGCGGAGCCGGAGATTTTGGGGGCGAAGCTTTATCCGTAG
- a CDS encoding dicarboxylate/amino acid:cation symporter codes for MNISKNDLGFLLPGVGLFLVGILTQSLGHGAATARLAGEVVRWAGIAGLAVYGVRRRSLTPWIFIAMVAGAEIGFDAPVFAGSLRVFSDIFLRMIKTIVAPLILATLVTGIAGHGDLKGVGRIGVKSLIYFEVLTTLALVIGLVAINISKAGVGLSLPAAAGAAEAIQKVAPLHWDDFLLHIFPENIAKSIAEGQILQVAVFGVFFGIALACLSEEKRGPVLRLCESLSEVMFKFTNVVMYFAPIGVGAAMAFTVGHLGLGVLVNLGKLLLTLYAALIAFAVLVMLPVALIAGVPVRRFLRAVAEPATIAFATAASEAALPRAMESMEALGVPRRILAFVIPAGYSFNLDGSTLYLALASIFVAQAAGIHMSWGEQLLMMGTLILTSKGVAGVPRATLVVLLATAATFRLPTEPIFVILGIDALMDMGRTMVNVVGNCLASVVVARWEGEFGVEPISEVVLEGMAD; via the coding sequence ATGAACATTTCCAAGAACGATCTCGGCTTCCTGCTGCCCGGCGTGGGGCTTTTCCTGGTGGGCATCCTTACCCAGAGTCTGGGTCATGGCGCGGCAACTGCACGCCTTGCGGGTGAGGTAGTGCGTTGGGCAGGCATTGCCGGTTTAGCGGTATATGGGGTTCGCCGGCGAAGCCTTACGCCGTGGATCTTTATCGCGATGGTGGCGGGGGCGGAGATCGGGTTCGATGCTCCGGTGTTCGCGGGGTCGCTGCGGGTGTTCTCGGACATCTTTCTGCGGATGATCAAAACGATCGTCGCACCGCTGATCCTGGCGACACTGGTAACCGGTATAGCGGGACATGGGGACCTGAAGGGCGTCGGGCGGATTGGGGTGAAGAGCCTGATCTACTTTGAGGTGCTGACGACGCTGGCGCTGGTGATTGGGCTGGTGGCGATCAATATTTCGAAGGCAGGCGTGGGGTTGTCGCTGCCGGCCGCAGCCGGGGCTGCGGAGGCGATCCAGAAGGTAGCGCCTCTGCACTGGGACGACTTTCTGCTGCACATCTTTCCGGAGAATATTGCGAAGTCGATCGCTGAAGGGCAGATTCTGCAGGTAGCGGTATTCGGCGTGTTCTTCGGCATTGCGCTGGCTTGCCTGTCGGAAGAAAAGCGCGGGCCCGTACTGCGACTGTGCGAGAGCCTCTCCGAGGTGATGTTCAAGTTCACCAATGTGGTGATGTACTTTGCGCCAATCGGCGTGGGTGCGGCGATGGCCTTTACCGTGGGGCACCTGGGGCTTGGAGTGCTGGTGAATCTGGGCAAGCTGCTGCTGACGCTGTATGCGGCGTTGATCGCCTTCGCGGTGCTGGTGATGCTGCCGGTGGCGCTGATCGCGGGCGTGCCGGTGAGGCGGTTTCTGCGGGCCGTGGCAGAGCCGGCCACGATTGCGTTTGCCACGGCGGCGAGCGAAGCGGCGCTGCCGAGGGCGATGGAATCGATGGAGGCGCTGGGGGTGCCGCGGCGCATCCTGGCGTTTGTGATTCCCGCAGGGTACAGCTTCAATCTGGATGGATCGACGCTTTACCTGGCGTTGGCCAGCATCTTTGTGGCGCAGGCGGCGGGGATTCACATGAGCTGGGGCGAACAGTTGCTGATGATGGGCACGCTGATCCTGACCAGCAAGGGCGTTGCGGGTGTGCCCCGGGCTACGCTGGTGGTCTTGTTGGCGACCGCCGCGACTTTCCGCCTGCCGACCGAGCCGATTTTTGTGATTCTGGGGATCGACGCCCTGATGGATATGGGCAGAACGATGGTGAATGTGGTGGGAAATTGCCTGGCGAGCGTGGTCGTCGCGCGGTGGGAGGGTGAGTTTGGAGTAGAGCCGATCAGCGAGGTGGTGTTGGAGGGGATGGCGGACTAG
- the dxs gene encoding 1-deoxy-D-xylulose-5-phosphate synthase, producing MDTILSRIKSPADVKALSMPQLTQLAEEIRERLIQGVAKTGGHIGPNLGVVELTIAMHYVFDTPTDSFIFDVSHQAYVHKLLTGREHLFDTIRQPGGLNGFMLRTESEHDSYGAGHAGTALSAALGMAVARDMSGGSEHIVALAGDAAFTNGISFEALNNIAAQTKRLIIVLNDNEWSIDKNVGAIAEYFHKIVMNSTYNSLHDKAVEFVEMIGGKAARHVAKKAEEAAKGLVGRGMIFEEFGISYFGPIDGHNLPNLIETFKFLKTQNKPVVLHAITQKGRGFQPAIEGQKKFHGLGPYHPETGETKPAVQKTYSEIFAETLTKLATGNDKVVAITAAMPNGTALDLFRPVHPTRYFDVGIAEEHAVLFAAGMATKGYKPFCAIYSTFLQRAFDQIVHDVALQNLPVVFCMDRGGLSGDDGPTHHGLFDISYLRSVPNLIHMVPKDEDELADMMYTAMLHEGPSAIRYPRGTGPGVAVKDQPAVLEIGKAEVISGKPGAEVVIFGLGAMLAEAERLAQMLKAQGFSVAVINPRFAKPIDKDCVDTFGAACELVVTFEDHVLAGGFGSAILETLNALRIDIPVVRVGWPDEFIEHGKVESLREKYGLTAEAALENCKGALEEILEWRGR from the coding sequence ATGGATACGATTTTAAGCAGGATCAAGTCGCCGGCCGATGTCAAAGCTCTTTCGATGCCACAACTGACCCAGTTGGCCGAGGAGATACGCGAACGGCTCATTCAGGGTGTGGCCAAGACGGGCGGGCATATCGGCCCGAACCTGGGCGTCGTCGAACTGACGATTGCGATGCACTATGTGTTCGACACGCCGACGGACAGCTTCATCTTCGATGTGAGCCACCAGGCGTACGTCCACAAGCTGCTGACGGGGCGCGAGCATTTGTTCGATACGATCCGGCAGCCGGGCGGGTTGAACGGCTTTATGCTGCGGACCGAGAGCGAGCACGACAGCTATGGCGCGGGGCATGCCGGGACGGCGTTGTCGGCGGCGCTGGGCATGGCAGTGGCACGGGATATGTCGGGCGGAAGCGAGCATATCGTGGCGCTGGCGGGGGATGCGGCGTTTACGAACGGGATCTCGTTCGAGGCGCTGAACAATATCGCCGCGCAGACCAAGCGCCTGATCATCGTGCTGAACGACAACGAGTGGTCGATCGACAAGAACGTCGGGGCGATCGCGGAATATTTCCACAAGATCGTGATGAACTCGACCTACAACAGCCTGCATGACAAGGCGGTTGAGTTTGTCGAGATGATCGGCGGCAAGGCAGCGAGGCATGTTGCGAAGAAGGCTGAGGAAGCCGCCAAAGGACTGGTCGGTCGCGGGATGATCTTCGAGGAGTTCGGGATCAGCTACTTTGGGCCGATCGATGGGCATAACCTGCCGAATTTGATCGAGACGTTCAAGTTCCTGAAGACGCAGAACAAGCCCGTCGTGCTGCATGCGATCACGCAGAAGGGACGCGGGTTCCAGCCGGCGATCGAAGGGCAGAAGAAGTTCCATGGACTGGGGCCGTACCATCCGGAGACGGGTGAGACCAAGCCCGCGGTGCAGAAGACGTACTCGGAGATCTTTGCCGAGACGCTGACGAAGCTGGCGACTGGGAACGACAAGGTAGTAGCGATTACGGCGGCTATGCCGAACGGAACGGCGCTTGACCTTTTCCGGCCGGTGCATCCGACGCGGTATTTCGACGTGGGCATCGCGGAGGAGCACGCGGTGCTGTTTGCCGCAGGCATGGCGACCAAGGGATACAAGCCTTTCTGCGCGATCTACTCGACGTTTTTGCAGAGGGCGTTCGACCAGATTGTGCATGATGTGGCGCTGCAGAATCTGCCGGTGGTGTTCTGCATGGATCGCGGCGGGTTGAGCGGCGACGACGGACCGACTCACCATGGACTCTTCGATATCAGCTATTTGCGCAGCGTTCCGAACCTGATTCATATGGTTCCGAAGGACGAGGACGAGCTGGCGGACATGATGTACACGGCGATGCTGCACGAGGGACCGAGCGCGATTCGGTATCCGCGTGGCACGGGGCCGGGCGTGGCCGTCAAGGATCAGCCGGCGGTTCTGGAGATCGGCAAGGCTGAGGTGATCTCGGGCAAGCCGGGCGCGGAGGTTGTGATCTTCGGGCTGGGCGCGATGCTGGCCGAGGCGGAGCGTCTGGCGCAGATGTTGAAGGCACAGGGCTTCTCCGTCGCGGTGATCAATCCCCGGTTTGCGAAACCGATCGACAAGGACTGCGTGGATACGTTTGGCGCGGCGTGCGAGCTTGTGGTGACGTTTGAGGACCATGTGCTGGCGGGCGGCTTTGGATCGGCGATTCTGGAGACGCTGAATGCGCTGCGGATCGATATCCCGGTGGTGCGCGTGGGATGGCCGGATGAGTTCATCGAGCATGGCAAGGTGGAGTCGCTGCGGGAGAAGTATGGCCTGACGGCGGAGGCTGCGCTGGAGAATTGCAAGGGCGCTCTGGAAGAGATTCTGGAGTGGCGTGGACGGTAA
- a CDS encoding YybH family protein → MRLKLFASVFASLLPVLTAAAQQPLLPGQASGSLPFGPGAPTAASPLTQPTLSPGVFLLFDLEHRFAASVAKGGGKAFATWFADDAVTLTNGKPAVLGRGNIAAQANWDPKLYQLTWTPQGAQMLPSNDAGYTWGHYEGHARDRNGQPIVTTGRYITLWKKTPDGSWKVALDASADEPPNAGDCCTLPKP, encoded by the coding sequence ATGCGTTTGAAGCTCTTCGCCTCCGTCTTCGCATCTCTGCTGCCTGTCCTCACGGCGGCCGCGCAGCAACCTCTTCTGCCAGGGCAGGCCAGTGGATCCCTGCCGTTTGGTCCTGGAGCACCCACCGCAGCGTCGCCCCTCACGCAGCCCACCCTGTCTCCCGGTGTCTTCCTTCTCTTCGACCTCGAGCACCGCTTCGCCGCGTCCGTCGCCAAAGGTGGCGGCAAGGCCTTTGCCACCTGGTTCGCCGACGACGCCGTTACCCTGACCAACGGCAAACCCGCCGTCCTGGGACGGGGCAACATCGCAGCCCAGGCGAACTGGGATCCAAAGCTCTACCAACTCACCTGGACCCCGCAGGGTGCCCAGATGCTGCCCTCCAACGATGCCGGCTACACCTGGGGCCACTACGAGGGCCACGCCCGCGACCGCAACGGGCAGCCCATCGTCACCACCGGACGCTACATCACCCTCTGGAAGAAGACCCCCGATGGGAGCTGGAAGGTGGCGCTCGACGCCAGCGCCGACGAGCCCCCCAACGCCGGAGACTGCTGCACCCTGCCCAAGCCATGA
- a CDS encoding TMEM175 family protein produces MKHVNSTPARLEAFSDGVIAVIITIMVLELKVPHEDGFAGLRQVLPTLLIYALSFTYTGIYWINHRHLIDRCSERIDRVDEAMLWSNLFLLFCLSLLPFSTAYLLDKHLDSLSVALYGTGNLVTGFSFMLLRLAILRRLRRSGKLLHEDMAARPKDMISVVTYVVSIPLACYHPDVALGLIAAVTLIWIIPTIGVEPCEDHLHNDPI; encoded by the coding sequence ATGAAACACGTCAACTCCACCCCGGCCCGTCTTGAAGCCTTCTCCGATGGCGTCATCGCCGTCATCATCACCATCATGGTGCTGGAGCTCAAGGTCCCGCACGAAGACGGCTTCGCCGGCCTCCGTCAGGTCCTGCCAACGCTCCTCATCTACGCCCTGTCCTTCACCTACACCGGCATCTACTGGATAAACCACCGCCACCTCATCGACCGGTGCAGCGAACGCATCGACCGCGTCGACGAGGCCATGCTGTGGTCCAACCTGTTTCTTCTCTTCTGTTTATCGCTTTTGCCGTTCTCCACCGCCTACCTCCTCGACAAGCACCTCGACAGCCTTTCGGTCGCCCTCTACGGCACCGGAAACCTCGTCACCGGTTTCAGCTTCATGCTTTTGCGCCTTGCGATCCTGCGCCGTCTCCGCCGCTCCGGGAAGCTCCTGCACGAAGACATGGCCGCCCGCCCCAAGGACATGATCTCGGTCGTCACCTACGTCGTCTCCATTCCGCTGGCCTGCTACCACCCCGATGTCGCCCTCGGCCTGATCGCTGCCGTCACCCTCATCTGGATCATCCCGACCATCGGCGTCGAGCCCTGCGAAGATCACCTCCACAACGATCCGATCTAG